Below is a genomic region from Numenius arquata chromosome 8, bNumArq3.hap1.1, whole genome shotgun sequence.
CCACAAGAAGAGGAAGTATGAGCTGGGGCGACCTCCTGCCAACACGAAGGTGGGTGATTTGCAGAGGGTGGCCAGTAGCTGTGTTTTCATACTCTGGTTGCTGGTTGTGTGCTGTTAAGAGTTTTAAATACTTGCTGTATTTTGTGAGCACTTAAATACCCATCGCTGCTTCTTTAAAAGGGGGTATTTTCTCCTATGCCTACGGGAAGCAGTGACAGGTTTTTGTAATAAGAGGCGATTGGAGTGATGAAATTTTCACCTTAGGTAGATGCAACAGACCGTTTTGGTCACTCATTGTGTCTGCCGATGCTGGGGTTTGTCATAGTTACACTGACCACATTGCCTTTAAGCTTTGGAGCTGTCTGGGCTCCTGCGGGAGGTACACGGCGTTCCAGCACCAGCAACACCCTGGTGTTTGTTTCTGACCATAGATTGGCCCACGCCGAATTCATACAGTGAGGGTTCGTGGTGGAAATAAGAAGTACCGTGCCCTTCGCTTGGACGTTGGCAACTTCTCCTGGGGATCGGAATGTAAGTACATCGTCAGGGCAAAGTCTTTTACAGCCGTGCTGGTCCCGGGTGCTGCTACAGGGCAGTGGGATGATGATGCAAGCGTGGATTTGTAGGCTGGGTCTGAACATCGTGGAGCTTGCAGCGCTGGGTCTGAAGCAGCATGCATAGTGATGAGAACTTTGACCTTACGTGGCCTTAGGAGACTTGAATGTCTGCTAAGCTCACAGTGATTGGAGTGTCATAGTTACCCTGAGTGACATGCTCGCGTTAACCTTTTTACTGGGGGAGCactgcagaaggcaaaaaaaaaaatcccctaaataCAGGTGGTTCTTCATAAATGCAACTTCTTCTGTTTATTAATGAACCTTAGGAAAAGTTAGGCGGTTCTGCACAAGAGAGAAAGGTGTTGAGGGTTTTGTCCTGGGGCCAGGCCTCCTCAGCAGAATCCTGGCATTTGCAGTCCGCTTCACACTCCCACTCTGCTAAGCAAAAGCAGGAAGCACGGAAGCGAGAGGGGAGTCTATAGCGTTTTCCCTGAGCAAGGTGGGCTTTCTCCAAATTGCAAATTGAAAACCATATAACTTGAGCCCAGGTTACTCAGCACAATGGTAAAACCAGCAGCTAGTAAGGGGGTGTTTCTGTGGCCACctaggtgggagggaggaaggaaggaaggacactTTTTCTCCTCAGTGATCCCAGAGCGTTGTCCATGCTGTGGTACGTGCTGTCGTTCGTAGGCAGTATGACGGAAGCGAAGGGACTGAGCGTGCCCTGCAGAGCAAGGGTGAGTTATCTCAGTGAAGAGGAGAACACTTGTCTTGCGCTTGGCCTTTGCATACATGGCAGGCTGTGTCTCCAGGGCAGCTAGCTGCTGACCAGTCAATTCTAGTGGCTAAGACTGAATGCTTCAGGTGGGTCTTGAGGGGTGAAAACACCAGCTTCCCCTCTCAATTTACTCATAAACCTTCATCCTATAAAAATGATTTATAGGATGTGTTGCAGAGCGGTCCCGTTCAACACAGCTTAATTCAGTAACTCTAGGAAGTACATACAGGATCGAGCCTTGTGTGCAATGTTAGTTGGTATCTGCTGAGATATCTTCCAATCGAGAAATCTTTCAGCATTGCTGTTTTTTTGAGATGATTTCCAGCAAAACCACAGATTGCAGTTTTTCACCTGGAGTGAATCAGTTTCTAGGTGTAGGCTTCTGACCTAGCAACATAAGGTTGGACTGCTGAAAAATAGATGCATgtcttaattaaatttaattcagTGCCAGGAAAGCTGGAGGACATTTGATGGAGTGACGAGTGTGAGATGATTTGAGGGTATGGGTGAAATGCTGTGGACTGTGATCTCAGTTGTCTGATCCCTGTAGGTTTGAAATCATACTCTTCTTTTGAAAGGCTGCACTCGCAAGACCAGAATCATTGATGTCGTCTACAACGCTTCCAACAACGAACTGGTGCGGACAAAGACCCTGGTGAAGAATTGCATCGTCCTCATTGACAGCACCCCGTACCGGCAGTGGTATGAAGCCCACTATGCTTTGCCCCTCGGACGCAAGAAGGGCGCCAAACTGGTACGTGTGGGGTTGTCGTTGTCATTTTGACTCCTTGAGGAGTAGAGTCTGCCCTGCTAGAGGCAGTCAGCCATTGGGAGCGGGCAGTGCCTGCCAGAAGAGGGCTGAGTACCCATCAGTGATAACGTTGGTTATGTGGGCTGCATTCCTGTCAGCTCCCAGGATGAGTCTGGCTCTGTTAGTGGAGTTCTCAGTACCATGGAGCGCTCTGAGGCATCGCACCTGTTTGCGCACAAGGACCTGCCTGTCGATCTCTTTGGTCTTCTAATGATGATACCTTTGTCCAGTTCTGCTACTGAATGGAGAGTGATGACACATTATGATGCTGAGGAAGACTTTGCAGGTCAGGTCCTTGTGCTGGGGAATGATTGCTTTGATGAGAACCTTGTGAATTgcctttaattttgtttcatatcCAAACCCCAGACTGCAAGAAGGTGTTTAAACCTCTGCGTGTAGTTTAAGGTTGTCCCCTTGCATTAGAAACAAAGCTCTTCTGGCTGAGTACTGTGCAGTTCAGAAGCGCAGGGAGAGCTCGTAACCTGTCTGCCAGGGCTTGCACCGTGCCCAGGTGCTCATTATGTCTGGAGGGGGAAGGAGTATTCACCTTTTTGGAGGAGGACTAATTCAAGGA
It encodes:
- the RPS8 gene encoding small ribosomal subunit protein eS8, translating into MGISRDNWHKRRKTGGKRKPYHKKRKYELGRPPANTKIGPRRIHTVRVRGGNKKYRALRLDVGNFSWGSECCTRKTRIIDVVYNASNNELVRTKTLVKNCIVLIDSTPYRQWYEAHYALPLGRKKGAKLTPEEEEILNKKRSKKIQKKYDERKKNAKIASILEEQFQQGKLLACIASRPGQCGRADGYVLEGKELEFYLRKIKARKGK